From Marinobacter alexandrii, one genomic window encodes:
- a CDS encoding lipoxygenase family protein — translation MKTIKAQPESEGDLEKVCQRCLEKTHFSHTLKRKFHHPRLKNLNRIEVHKSRTHQGFLERIGLFLVELYNGWLRFYKKVHNRIFPRRNKIYGDPNPDHLVTGHLTFGSRVADADSPIFNMHLELWARTFWGGYRKLSQGKSNREGKFSLPYDLFYVHRFYIAKVWLTVYQTGHEHFAKNGQHSPEYTEFKRVPISKGDLVGIDYSCRQVQLFYWEYRKDTPLPRVVIKDHDKDAPDKYSPGFNEAIEKTFVPIELIKLKHLKMIRMNQGLTYQQIVADYPENLTVCMEKKLPGSTRGDDWFGQRMMNGMYACDFDRDPKNPDLYWVHHHWGSYEKRYHYYAIPDVDMWFELKEDGLPKPVKITLTGPLTAEEKNEKQKRTFTPADGEKWLAAKRICRVSAGLNAELSHHFAGTHINSEQYAIACFRNLRLNPISGLLKSFLRSVVLVNHTADRILVGNGYITSACALTPKGIDQVVYNTMGTLDWKGYRPMQPISEAHTYAKASNLFWDIVYDFVSNFINDPANRKQILEHWFEVYCFSEDLVNHSVPFFLCNYLQNALLDGKGKLKSRGASDWYNQDHRMDLNDDRPEVDGIKKAVSRITDKSEGHEVTDEDLDLLKQACTYMIYQATFGHTWSNSKQYDDIGEVLYCSLGVRFGDGTDGVMGPESDYSIAPDLTRSTQMMWWSNMLSHTGYGFIIADEDKDVPPDLRKRLEEQRQAFADLDLDIDIIQSRTNI, via the coding sequence ATGAAAACCATCAAAGCACAACCTGAATCTGAGGGTGATTTAGAAAAAGTATGTCAAAGATGTCTTGAAAAAACACATTTTTCTCATACTCTAAAGCGCAAATTTCATCATCCACGTCTAAAAAACCTTAATAGAATTGAGGTACACAAATCACGTACCCATCAAGGGTTTCTTGAGCGGATCGGGCTATTTTTAGTAGAGCTATACAACGGATGGTTACGCTTTTATAAGAAGGTGCACAATAGAATATTTCCTCGTCGAAATAAAATCTATGGAGATCCCAATCCCGATCATTTGGTGACCGGCCATCTTACGTTTGGTAGTCGGGTGGCTGATGCAGATTCTCCCATTTTCAACATGCATCTGGAACTATGGGCTAGAACTTTCTGGGGAGGCTATAGAAAGCTTAGCCAGGGAAAGTCGAATCGCGAAGGAAAATTCAGCCTTCCTTATGATTTGTTTTACGTCCATAGGTTCTACATCGCAAAGGTTTGGTTAACTGTCTACCAAACTGGCCATGAACATTTTGCGAAAAATGGTCAACATTCGCCTGAATATACCGAGTTCAAACGTGTGCCGATAAGCAAGGGAGATTTGGTTGGCATTGACTATAGCTGTCGTCAGGTTCAACTTTTCTATTGGGAATACCGGAAAGATACGCCCTTACCAAGGGTCGTTATCAAGGATCATGACAAAGATGCACCAGATAAATATTCTCCTGGTTTTAATGAAGCCATTGAAAAAACCTTTGTTCCAATTGAACTGATCAAACTCAAGCACCTGAAGATGATTCGAATGAACCAGGGACTGACATATCAGCAAATAGTAGCCGATTACCCAGAAAATTTAACCGTTTGCATGGAGAAAAAGCTGCCTGGAAGTACAAGGGGAGATGACTGGTTTGGCCAGCGAATGATGAATGGAATGTATGCGTGTGATTTCGATCGTGACCCTAAGAACCCTGATCTTTATTGGGTTCATCATCATTGGGGGTCATATGAAAAGAGGTATCACTATTATGCTATTCCAGATGTTGACATGTGGTTTGAACTCAAGGAAGATGGGCTACCAAAGCCCGTCAAGATTACCCTTACAGGCCCATTAACAGCAGAAGAAAAGAATGAAAAGCAAAAGAGAACTTTTACTCCTGCTGATGGAGAAAAGTGGTTGGCAGCCAAACGGATTTGTCGTGTAAGTGCAGGTCTAAATGCTGAGCTCTCACATCATTTCGCCGGAACCCATATAAATTCAGAACAGTACGCTATTGCATGTTTTAGAAATTTAAGACTGAATCCAATCTCTGGATTGCTTAAATCCTTCTTGCGCTCGGTCGTATTAGTAAACCATACGGCTGACCGTATTTTAGTAGGTAATGGATACATCACCTCAGCCTGTGCCCTTACTCCAAAAGGAATAGATCAGGTAGTGTATAATACAATGGGGACTTTGGATTGGAAAGGCTATCGACCCATGCAACCGATTAGTGAAGCACATACCTATGCCAAAGCTTCTAATCTATTCTGGGATATTGTCTATGACTTTGTCTCCAACTTCATTAATGATCCTGCTAACCGAAAACAAATTTTGGAACATTGGTTTGAAGTTTATTGCTTCTCCGAAGATTTAGTTAATCATAGTGTGCCATTCTTCCTTTGCAATTACCTGCAAAATGCTTTGCTTGATGGCAAAGGAAAGCTAAAAAGTAGGGGTGCCTCGGACTGGTACAACCAAGATCATAGGATGGATTTGAATGACGATAGACCAGAAGTTGACGGAATCAAGAAAGCCGTTTCAAGAATTACTGATAAATCCGAGGGTCATGAAGTGACTGATGAAGACCTAGACCTGCTCAAACAAGCATGTACTTATATGATTTACCAGGCCACTTTCGGACATACCTGGTCCAACTCGAAACAGTACGATGATATTGGAGAAGTACTCTACTGTAGCCTGGGGGTTCGGTTCGGAGATGGAACGGATGGTGTGATGGGTCCAGAGTCAGATTATTCTATAGCTCCAGACCTTACACGTTCAACGCAAATGATGTGGTGGAGTAATATGCTATCGCATACCGGATATGGATTTATCATTGCCGATGAAGACAAGGATGTTCCCCCTGATTTGAGAAAAAGGCTAGAAGAACAGCGACAAGCGTTTGCCGATCTCGATTTAGATATAGACATTATCCAATCCCGAACCAATATTTGA
- a CDS encoding amidohydrolase family protein, with protein MIKKIGLSLLICMASALAIILIGIWWPLENIEPPSIPKSILIQSVNIVDVDSGKILSDRSVWIKDNRIVKIDSGMATIASAELTINGKGKYLIPGLWDMHTHSSKLSPWIHHPLLIANGVTSIRDMSGHLGRDDSYWAGTSDRTYWNNQMELGNIVSPRYPLHSSYQINGKNSVPDGYPEFFKMERTSDVHELLKFYRKEGSDFIKVYSEIDPLVYRDLAMIAPEYDIYVAGHKPLGVPLHDAVINGQRSFEHARIFLFECYPLASDLVSSPDPVNTYRQHKPKMIAEFDTLKAITLMRLMAEYQAHWVPTLQTLKSSALSDDSIFLANEHVRFIPRMQKKLWWNPDMNNASRYNMSNEGNGINKRLLELSKYLVGVAQKEGVPIMAGTDLTDSYTFPGISLHDELEELVNCGLSPLEALRSATIIPSKFSGYTDLGTVDENMLADIILLTANPLKDISNTQSIEAVILNGSYYSNESLNELKMQSEDIISSWHLNVKYLYKLLSSPLFRKQLAD; from the coding sequence ATGATTAAAAAAATAGGTTTATCACTTCTTATCTGCATGGCTTCAGCTTTGGCAATTATTCTAATTGGCATTTGGTGGCCGTTAGAAAATATTGAACCACCCTCTATACCTAAGTCGATCCTTATTCAATCGGTTAATATCGTCGATGTAGACTCTGGGAAAATACTTTCAGATAGAAGCGTATGGATAAAAGATAACCGAATTGTCAAAATTGATTCGGGAATGGCTACAATAGCTTCAGCAGAATTGACTATTAATGGAAAGGGTAAGTACTTAATCCCCGGGCTGTGGGACATGCATACACACTCAAGTAAACTATCTCCATGGATTCATCATCCGCTTCTTATTGCCAATGGCGTAACATCTATTCGAGATATGTCAGGTCACCTAGGAAGAGATGATTCTTACTGGGCAGGGACGTCTGATCGAACGTATTGGAACAATCAAATGGAACTGGGGAATATTGTTAGTCCAAGGTATCCACTTCATAGTAGCTATCAAATAAATGGCAAGAATTCTGTCCCTGATGGTTATCCTGAATTTTTTAAAATGGAAAGAACAAGTGATGTCCATGAATTACTAAAGTTCTATAGAAAAGAAGGTTCTGATTTTATCAAGGTCTATTCCGAAATTGACCCATTGGTATATAGAGATTTGGCAATGATAGCACCTGAATATGATATATATGTAGCTGGTCATAAGCCATTGGGTGTACCCTTGCATGATGCGGTTATTAATGGCCAAAGGAGCTTTGAACATGCAAGGATATTTCTTTTCGAATGTTATCCATTGGCATCAGACCTTGTAAGCAGTCCTGATCCGGTGAATACATACAGGCAGCATAAACCTAAGATGATAGCCGAGTTTGACACCTTAAAAGCTATTACATTAATGAGATTGATGGCAGAATATCAGGCTCATTGGGTTCCTACGCTCCAGACTTTAAAAAGTAGTGCATTATCAGATGATTCGATTTTTCTAGCCAATGAACATGTAAGGTTTATACCTCGTATGCAAAAGAAACTGTGGTGGAATCCGGATATGAATAATGCTTCTCGCTATAATATGTCCAATGAAGGAAATGGGATAAATAAAAGACTTCTAGAACTTTCAAAATACCTGGTTGGAGTAGCTCAAAAGGAAGGTGTGCCCATCATGGCTGGTACAGACCTCACTGACTCCTATACGTTTCCTGGGATTTCTCTACATGATGAGTTAGAAGAGTTGGTGAATTGTGGTTTATCACCGTTAGAGGCACTTCGGAGTGCAACTATAATACCATCAAAATTTTCAGGCTATACTGATCTCGGAACAGTAGATGAAAACATGTTAGCAGATATCATTTTATTGACTGCCAATCCTTTAAAAGATATAAGTAATACCCAATCAATAGAGGCGGTGATTCTGAATGGCAGCTACTATTCAAATGAATCGCTTAACGAGTTGAAAATGCAATCAGAAGACATAATTTCATCTTGGCATCTTAATGTAAAATATTTATATAAACTGCTATCAAGTCCATTGTTTAGAAAGCAATTAGCTGACTGA
- a CDS encoding nuclear transport factor 2 family protein: MKTILISCMLLISGIDNHTKPIRTTLMDYIQWTTSGQTHTSSKIFSDSIDFAYQVAPEKIITGSFPDYRSKIESGAETISRTINIKTIHVTDMTAQAILTDCSAEHHFSLIHHLSLVSDGDSWSIESIRITTAD; encoded by the coding sequence ATGAAAACGATATTAATAAGCTGTATGCTTCTGATTTCAGGGATTGATAATCACACCAAGCCAATAAGAACAACCTTAATGGATTACATTCAATGGACCACTTCAGGTCAGACTCATACTTCTTCTAAAATATTTAGTGATAGTATTGATTTTGCATATCAAGTTGCCCCAGAAAAAATAATTACCGGATCTTTTCCTGATTATAGATCTAAAATAGAAAGTGGTGCAGAGACGATTTCTCGCACAATCAATATTAAAACTATACATGTTACTGACATGACTGCCCAAGCTATTCTTACCGATTGTTCGGCGGAGCACCATTTTTCTCTCATTCATCACTTGAGTTTAGTCAGCGATGGAGATTCATGGAGCATTGAATCAATTCGTATTACCACCGCAGATTAA
- a CDS encoding Crp/Fnr family transcriptional regulator, with protein sequence MDIRDKVRAFINQITILTQEEKNVIVEETIIEEPEKGTILLRQGQVPKRCFTVLEGCVREYTITNGEEKTTGFFIEGDKITPHTYDGTGDPSNHFLECLEDCVLTISDKNFEKRLLELLPRIVEVMPAFALEELKRAKAEWTKFVTSSPEERYMHLMETCPSLFNRVAHHQIASYLGMQPQSLSRIRKRVFHKEKRNSNGSVST encoded by the coding sequence ATGGATATTAGAGATAAGGTAAGGGCTTTCATTAACCAGATCACGATATTAACACAGGAGGAAAAAAACGTAATTGTTGAAGAAACTATCATTGAAGAACCTGAGAAAGGCACCATATTACTAAGACAGGGTCAGGTTCCAAAGCGCTGCTTTACTGTGCTGGAGGGTTGTGTCAGAGAATATACCATCACTAACGGTGAAGAAAAAACTACAGGCTTTTTCATTGAGGGTGATAAGATCACTCCTCATACGTATGATGGCACAGGAGACCCTTCTAATCACTTTCTGGAATGTCTCGAAGATTGTGTACTAACTATAAGTGATAAGAACTTTGAAAAAAGGCTACTCGAACTACTCCCTCGTATCGTCGAAGTAATGCCCGCATTTGCTTTAGAGGAACTCAAGAGGGCAAAAGCAGAATGGACGAAGTTTGTTACCTCTTCACCCGAGGAACGCTATATGCATTTAATGGAGACCTGCCCTTCCCTATTCAATCGTGTTGCTCATCACCAAATAGCAAGTTATCTGGGCATGCAGCCACAGTCTTTGAGTAGGATTCGCAAACGTGTTTTTCATAAAGAAAAACGAAACTCCAATGGTTCGGTAAGCACTTAA
- a CDS encoding DUF6326 family protein has translation MIFNQKISPQILLSTLWVFILLNMIFRDLHQFGHPGFLEEMMTGVVNGVKITEELMLFGGFLAEIPIIMVLLSRVLVDRVNKWANIIASVVTMLILFSTLPSADMDDIFFMIIEVAAFLLIIRTALNLSFLDVCNNG, from the coding sequence ATGATTTTTAATCAAAAGATAAGCCCGCAAATCCTCCTATCCACCTTATGGGTATTTATCCTGCTCAATATGATCTTTAGAGATCTTCATCAATTTGGTCACCCTGGTTTTTTGGAAGAGATGATGACTGGAGTGGTTAACGGTGTGAAAATCACCGAGGAGCTCATGTTATTTGGTGGATTTCTCGCAGAAATACCCATCATAATGGTACTACTATCACGGGTTCTTGTGGATAGAGTAAACAAGTGGGCCAACATCATTGCTAGTGTGGTCACTATGCTTATACTATTTAGCACTTTACCTTCAGCAGATATGGATGACATATTCTTCATGATCATTGAAGTAGCAGCCTTCTTATTAATAATACGAACTGCACTGAATTTATCATTTCTCGATGTTTGCAATAATGGCTAA
- a CDS encoding cupin domain-containing protein, with the protein MKTINIQDKLDLINDHWKPRVIAELNGQQVKISKIKGEFVWHDHKEEEELFFIIKGTMIMEFRDKKTEVGPGEMIVVPKGVEHRPVAKEEVWMMLFEPQNIKHSGDVISDLTIDSYEKI; encoded by the coding sequence ATGAAAACAATCAACATACAAGACAAATTAGATTTGATAAATGATCATTGGAAACCAAGAGTTATAGCTGAACTAAATGGACAGCAGGTAAAAATCTCAAAAATAAAAGGTGAATTTGTTTGGCATGATCACAAAGAGGAGGAGGAGCTTTTTTTTATCATAAAAGGCACAATGATTATGGAATTTAGAGACAAAAAAACAGAAGTAGGTCCTGGAGAAATGATTGTTGTTCCTAAAGGAGTCGAACATAGACCTGTTGCAAAGGAAGAAGTCTGGATGATGCTCTTTGAACCCCAGAACATAAAACACTCAGGAGATGTAATTTCCGATTTAACCATTGATAGCTACGAAAAAATATAG
- a CDS encoding amino acid racemase, which yields MVLCANTAHLFADTIQKEIDIPIIHIVKATACEIQKSGLKQVGLLGTQFTMEMNFYHDKLNEYDIQVLIPESQKDIAEIQHIVKNELGKGIITSDSKKKFIQYAKNLISRGAEGIVLGCTEIPLLIEQDDFNFPVFDTAKIHVEHIIDFALNNKPGNVNESNCIY from the coding sequence ATAGTATTATGTGCTAATACTGCGCATTTATTCGCTGATACCATTCAGAAGGAAATTGATATTCCAATCATTCATATTGTTAAAGCAACAGCATGTGAAATCCAGAAATCTGGTTTGAAACAAGTCGGATTATTAGGAACGCAATTTACTATGGAAATGAATTTCTACCATGATAAACTCAATGAATACGACATACAAGTACTCATTCCAGAAAGTCAAAAAGACATAGCGGAGATACAACATATTGTTAAAAATGAGTTGGGCAAAGGAATTATTACATCAGATTCAAAAAAGAAATTCATTCAATATGCCAAAAATTTAATTAGCCGTGGTGCTGAAGGTATTGTGCTAGGTTGCACGGAAATCCCATTACTCATAGAGCAAGACGATTTTAATTTTCCTGTTTTTGATACTGCTAAGATACATGTTGAACATATTATTGATTTTGCTTTGAATAATAAACCAGGGAACGTTAATGAAAGTAATTGTATATACTAA
- a CDS encoding 5-carboxymethyl-2-hydroxymuconate Delta-isomerase — translation MPHFVIDCSENIVKIKSPKEIIQKVYDTAESTELFDSGDIKVRINAFEYYNIGNTKDDFIHIFANIMEGRTISQKRNLSEKIITELKLMFPATPIISINISDFEKTTYCNKSMV, via the coding sequence ATGCCACATTTTGTAATTGACTGCTCTGAAAATATCGTAAAAATAAAATCCCCTAAAGAAATTATTCAGAAAGTATATGATACAGCAGAATCAACTGAGCTTTTTGATAGCGGAGATATTAAGGTAAGGATTAATGCTTTTGAATATTATAATATCGGAAATACTAAAGATGATTTTATTCATATTTTCGCTAATATTATGGAAGGACGAACTATTTCTCAAAAAAGAAATCTTTCTGAAAAAATTATTACTGAATTGAAATTAATGTTCCCTGCTACTCCGATTATTTCTATCAATATCAGCGATTTTGAAAAAACTACTTATTGTAATAAATCTATGGTATGA
- a CDS encoding ABC transporter permease has translation MRNSDKISPPGWPVSMVRWLIHREFLEEIEGDLEERFRDNVDAFGSTKARLFYVFDTVKLLRPALMKKGKHHRSYNQFDMFKHNIIISLRNYKRYKSTFLINLIGLTCGLASALLIFLWVNDELNMDQFNEADSYRHHQVLVNSDIPSGVITSELTPTPLPEAMEKELPEVAYAFPVLEHPYYQGVLSFDNEYVRAFPQFVGDGYLNVFECDFMAGDKQQAFADKNNIVISARLADVLFGNTNDAIGKTVQFKGQHFFDGSYIVSGVFDKRTNASFTYDFLFSFDQFLAGRPEVNNWTNGGTQTHLVLHKDVDLVAFNEKIRDFLKTKLKHTRQTLLTQPYADKYLYGQYESGHPVPGRLIYLRIFSLIALFILLIACINYMNLSTAQASRRIKEIGVKKAMGVQRKELMYQYFGESIIISFLSLIIAIGVVLLLLSSFNEVTGKELSAVDIFSSGIPVLSIAFFTGFISGIYPGLYLSNFNPVPALKGKIQSGMGGLWVRKGLVVFQFTISVALVVSMVVIYMQIQFVNKVNLGYDQEQLISFRLEGKMSSEFGTFMNEAKNIPGIKEVSYMWGNLGRRLSGGSNVQWKDQDPADRSVEFHFIEGGYEMAKMMGVELIEGRFLSTDFPSDSSAIVINETTAKLMGHEDPLGQKLWRGEMLTIVGVVKDFHFQGMHERIQPFYFTISSKGENFIVKIESENRIETISRLEELYASFNPGYPFDFRFIDDNYQKLYEEEERIATLSKYFSFIAITISCLGLLALTAFHSQTRFKEIAIRKVLGSSSLQIAQLLSRDFIALVIIAILIALPLGYYLMKIWLDGFAYRIALRPIYFVFAGFLILFVAWVTIISQTAKSAKVDVNEALKVE, from the coding sequence ATGAGAAATTCAGATAAAATATCACCTCCTGGCTGGCCTGTAAGTATGGTTCGTTGGTTGATTCACCGCGAATTCCTTGAAGAAATTGAAGGAGACCTTGAAGAACGCTTTCGGGATAATGTAGATGCATTTGGTTCTACAAAAGCCAGACTTTTCTACGTTTTTGATACAGTAAAACTGCTGAGGCCCGCCTTGATGAAAAAGGGAAAACATCATCGATCATATAACCAATTTGATATGTTTAAACACAACATCATCATTTCTTTGCGAAATTATAAGCGCTATAAGAGCACATTTCTCATCAACCTCATTGGTCTCACGTGTGGTTTGGCAAGTGCCTTATTGATCTTCTTGTGGGTCAATGACGAATTGAATATGGATCAATTCAACGAAGCGGATAGCTATAGGCATCATCAGGTTTTGGTAAACAGTGATATTCCATCCGGAGTGATTACCAGTGAATTGACACCTACACCGCTACCGGAAGCGATGGAGAAAGAGCTGCCTGAAGTAGCCTACGCTTTTCCTGTGCTGGAACACCCGTATTATCAAGGAGTACTTTCATTTGATAATGAGTATGTAAGGGCGTTTCCCCAGTTTGTAGGTGATGGTTATCTGAATGTATTCGAATGCGATTTCATGGCGGGAGATAAACAACAAGCGTTCGCTGATAAAAACAATATTGTCATTTCTGCAAGGCTTGCAGATGTACTGTTTGGAAACACCAATGATGCCATTGGCAAGACCGTCCAATTTAAAGGACAACATTTTTTTGATGGATCATATATCGTTTCCGGTGTATTTGATAAAAGAACTAATGCATCATTTACCTATGATTTCCTCTTTAGTTTTGATCAATTTTTAGCTGGACGTCCTGAAGTAAATAATTGGACAAATGGTGGAACACAGACACATTTGGTTCTGCATAAGGATGTAGATCTTGTTGCTTTCAATGAGAAAATAAGGGATTTCTTAAAAACAAAACTGAAGCATACAAGGCAAACTTTACTTACTCAACCGTACGCTGACAAATATCTCTATGGTCAATATGAAAGTGGACATCCGGTACCGGGGCGATTGATTTATTTGCGCATATTTTCGCTCATCGCGCTATTCATTCTTCTCATCGCTTGTATCAATTACATGAATTTATCCACGGCACAAGCTTCCAGAAGAATCAAAGAAATAGGGGTGAAGAAAGCCATGGGAGTTCAGCGAAAGGAGTTGATGTATCAATACTTCGGAGAATCAATCATAATCTCTTTTTTGTCGCTGATTATAGCCATAGGAGTGGTCCTTTTGTTGCTATCCTCATTCAATGAGGTCACGGGTAAAGAACTCTCCGCTGTTGATATTTTCAGTTCAGGTATTCCTGTTTTGTCCATTGCGTTCTTCACTGGATTCATTTCAGGAATTTACCCTGGTCTGTATCTTTCAAACTTCAATCCGGTTCCTGCGCTTAAAGGGAAAATACAATCCGGAATGGGAGGTCTCTGGGTGCGTAAAGGTTTGGTCGTGTTTCAATTTACCATTTCTGTGGCCCTCGTTGTTTCGATGGTTGTGATTTATATGCAAATTCAATTTGTTAATAAAGTCAATTTAGGGTACGATCAGGAACAGTTGATTTCATTCCGATTAGAGGGCAAGATGAGCAGTGAATTTGGCACGTTTATGAATGAAGCCAAAAATATACCCGGAATCAAAGAGGTATCCTACATGTGGGGAAACCTGGGGCGCAGGCTAAGTGGTGGTTCCAACGTGCAGTGGAAAGATCAGGATCCCGCAGACAGAAGTGTAGAGTTTCACTTTATAGAAGGAGGGTATGAAATGGCTAAAATGATGGGAGTTGAGTTGATCGAAGGACGTTTTCTTTCCACGGATTTTCCATCCGACAGTTCAGCCATCGTCATCAATGAAACAACTGCAAAATTGATGGGCCATGAAGACCCGCTAGGTCAAAAATTATGGAGAGGAGAGATGCTTACCATAGTCGGAGTAGTGAAGGATTTTCATTTTCAGGGTATGCATGAAAGAATCCAGCCCTTCTACTTTACAATCTCATCCAAGGGTGAAAATTTCATAGTGAAAATTGAATCTGAAAACAGAATAGAAACCATCTCAAGACTGGAAGAATTGTATGCTTCATTTAACCCTGGCTATCCGTTCGATTTCAGGTTCATTGATGACAACTACCAAAAATTATATGAAGAGGAAGAGCGGATTGCTACGTTATCCAAATATTTTTCTTTCATAGCTATTACCATTTCCTGTCTGGGGCTCTTAGCACTGACAGCTTTTCATTCACAAACAAGGTTTAAGGAAATTGCCATTAGAAAAGTCTTGGGATCAAGTAGTCTTCAAATAGCTCAACTTTTGTCCCGTGATTTTATAGCTCTCGTAATTATTGCCATACTGATCGCCTTACCATTAGGATATTACTTGATGAAAATTTGGTTGGATGGTTTCGCTTATCGCATTGCCTTAAGACCGATCTATTTTGTTTTTGCCGGCTTCCTGATACTTTTCGTTGCGTGGGTTACGATCATCTCTCAAACAGCAAAGTCGGCTAAAGTTGATGTTAATGAGGCTTTGAAGGTAGAATGA
- a CDS encoding helix-turn-helix transcriptional regulator has translation MKKTKLGEFQELILLTVIVLQHEAYGNEIQRELEQRLNERLSVGAIQTALKRMEEKGFLTSEWGEASKKRGGKRKRIYSATSYAHQVLSELKDIRTQLWDSMPKLGISKAQ, from the coding sequence ATGAAGAAGACTAAACTAGGGGAGTTTCAAGAGTTGATTTTGCTCACAGTGATTGTCTTACAACATGAAGCTTATGGTAATGAAATTCAACGAGAATTAGAGCAACGTCTCAATGAACGATTAAGCGTAGGAGCTATCCAAACTGCCTTAAAAAGAATGGAAGAAAAGGGCTTCCTCACCTCAGAATGGGGAGAAGCTTCAAAGAAAAGAGGGGGCAAGAGAAAGCGTATCTACTCAGCTACCTCATACGCTCATCAGGTATTGAGTGAATTAAAAGATATCCGTACTCAATTGTGGGACTCTATGCCTAAACTCGGTATTAGTAAAGCTCAATGA